One Pseudonocardia abyssalis DNA segment encodes these proteins:
- a CDS encoding sigma-70 family RNA polymerase sigma factor, translating into MTTIERPARDDFLELAAPYRRELLAHCYRMLGSVHDAEDMLQETLVRAWRAYDRFEGRSSLRTWLHRIATTTCLTALEGRTRRPMPAGLHGTGSDPDDPLRDNPEIAWLEPAPDDAVCPDAGADPAAVVAARAGVRLAFVAALQHLPARQRAVLLLREVLQWKAAEVAELLETSVAAVNSALQRARAQLQEVAPTTDDVPEPLTATQRELLDRYVAAFEVKDVTAIVALLAADVAWEMPPFESWYRGRAHVAQHLELRCPGGPGDFRLLPIAANAQPGFALYLRGDDRTFLPFALQVLTFTGESVTDVATFLDHALFTLFGLPERLPADHPVASEA; encoded by the coding sequence GTGACCACGATCGAACGGCCCGCCCGGGACGACTTCCTGGAGCTGGCCGCACCCTACCGGCGCGAACTGCTGGCGCACTGCTACCGGATGCTCGGGTCGGTGCACGACGCCGAGGACATGCTGCAGGAGACGCTGGTGCGGGCCTGGCGGGCCTACGACCGGTTCGAGGGCCGCTCGTCGTTGCGCACGTGGCTGCACCGCATCGCCACCACCACGTGCCTCACGGCGCTCGAGGGCCGCACCCGGCGCCCGATGCCCGCAGGGCTGCACGGCACGGGCTCCGACCCGGACGACCCCCTGCGGGACAACCCCGAGATCGCCTGGCTGGAGCCCGCACCCGACGACGCCGTGTGCCCCGACGCGGGCGCCGACCCCGCGGCCGTCGTCGCCGCACGGGCGGGGGTCCGGCTCGCGTTCGTCGCCGCGCTGCAGCACCTCCCCGCCCGGCAGCGTGCCGTGCTGCTGCTGCGCGAGGTGCTGCAGTGGAAGGCCGCGGAGGTGGCGGAGCTGCTGGAGACATCGGTCGCCGCGGTCAACAGCGCGTTGCAGCGGGCCCGCGCCCAGCTCCAGGAGGTCGCACCGACCACGGACGACGTGCCCGAGCCGCTCACGGCCACGCAGCGCGAGCTGCTCGACCGCTACGTCGCGGCGTTCGAGGTGAAGGACGTGACCGCGATCGTCGCCCTGCTCGCCGCCGATGTCGCGTGGGAGATGCCGCCGTTCGAGTCCTGGTACCGGGGTCGCGCGCACGTGGCGCAGCACCTGGAGCTCCGCTGCCCCGGCGGCCCCGGAGACTTCCGGCTGCTGCCGATCGCGGCCAACGCCCAGCCCGGCTTCGCGCTGTACCTCCGCGGCGACGACCGCACGTTCCTTCCGTTCGCGCTGCAGGTGCTCACGTTCACGGGCGAGAGCGTCACCGACGTCGCCACGTTCCTCGACCACGCCCTGTTCACCCTGTTCGGGCTGCCGGAGCGCCTGCCGGCGGACCACCCGGTAGCCTCGGAGGCGTAG
- a CDS encoding cystathionine gamma-synthase gives MPGFSTNAIHAGQEPDPTTGAVITPIHPSSTFAQDGVGGLRAGGYEYSRSANPTRTALQECLAALEGGRHGIAFGSGMGASDVLLRVLLAPGDHLVIPHDAYGGTFRLVDKILTGWGVEYTPVDLGDVAALRAAVRPTTKAIWCETPTNPLLGIADIAALASVAHEAGARLVVDNTFASPYLQNPLALGADVVLHSTTKYVGGHSDVVGGALVTSDDELAAKVLFTQNSVGSVPGPFDAWLTLRGVKTLAVRMERHSDNAERVVELLAGHPAVSRVLYPGLPEHPGHEVAAKQMRRFGGMVSFTVAGGREAALKVCASTRLFTLAESLGGVESLIEHPGAMTHASVAGSALEVPDDLIRLSVGIEDVEDLLDDLRTALDPLR, from the coding sequence ATGCCGGGCTTCTCGACGAACGCCATCCATGCGGGCCAGGAGCCCGATCCCACGACCGGAGCGGTGATCACGCCGATCCACCCGTCGTCGACGTTCGCGCAGGACGGCGTCGGCGGGCTGCGGGCGGGCGGCTACGAGTACTCGCGCTCGGCCAACCCCACCCGCACCGCGCTGCAGGAGTGCCTCGCGGCACTGGAGGGCGGCCGGCACGGGATCGCCTTCGGGTCGGGCATGGGCGCCTCCGACGTCCTGCTGCGCGTGCTGCTCGCGCCCGGCGACCACCTGGTCATCCCGCACGACGCCTACGGCGGCACGTTCCGGCTCGTCGACAAGATCCTCACCGGGTGGGGGGTCGAGTACACCCCGGTCGACCTGGGCGACGTCGCCGCACTGCGGGCCGCGGTCCGGCCCACCACCAAGGCGATCTGGTGCGAGACGCCGACCAACCCGCTGCTCGGCATCGCCGACATCGCCGCGCTGGCGTCGGTGGCCCACGAGGCCGGCGCGCGGCTCGTCGTCGACAACACGTTCGCCTCGCCCTACCTGCAGAACCCCCTCGCCCTCGGTGCCGACGTGGTGCTGCACTCCACGACCAAGTACGTCGGTGGGCACTCCGACGTGGTCGGCGGCGCGCTCGTGACCAGCGACGACGAGCTCGCGGCGAAGGTGCTGTTCACGCAGAACTCGGTGGGTTCGGTCCCCGGCCCGTTCGACGCCTGGCTCACCCTGCGCGGCGTCAAGACGCTCGCGGTGCGCATGGAGCGCCACAGCGACAACGCCGAGCGGGTCGTCGAGCTGCTCGCCGGGCACCCCGCGGTGTCCCGCGTGCTGTACCCGGGCCTGCCCGAGCACCCCGGCCACGAGGTCGCGGCCAAGCAGATGCGGCGCTTCGGCGGGATGGTGTCGTTCACCGTCGCCGGTGGGCGGGAGGCGGCACTGAAGGTGTGCGCGTCGACGCGGCTGTTCACCCTGGCCGAGTCCCTCGGCGGCGTGGAGTCGCTGATCGAGCACCCCGGCGCGATGACGCACGCGTCGGTGGCGGGGTCGGCGCTGGAGGTGCCGGACGACCTGATCCGGCTCTCGGTCGGCATCGAGGACGTCGAGGACCTGCTCGACGACCTGCGGACCGCCCTCGACCCCCTGCGGTAG
- a CDS encoding SDR family oxidoreductase translates to MKQLVRSGDVRLAVWTHGDPANPTVVLVHGYPDTHVVWADVVEELVDRFHVVTFDNRGAGASDCPPGTDPYRIENLAADLRAVLDAVSPDAPVHLAGHDWGAILAWELVTDPSAADRIASFTSVAGGCLDHIGQWMRGWASHPRASAVQLLHSWYVAAFQVPGLGALPWRLGLGSQWDALLARLEGVAPRERVRTRGADGEIGVRLYRANVLRRLTDPGERRTTVPVQVVHAADDHYVRPGMAADLDRWVPQLWRRSIASGHWAPLTHGPVLARMITELADLVRGAHAAPALTRVRDGGEFGGALVLVTGAGSGIGAATARAFAALGAEVVAVDIDAAAATRTAEEVGGHAFAVDVSDEAGMRKLADDVVAAHGVPDVVVNNAGIGHSGTFLDTTVDEWRRVLDVNLWGVVHGCREFGARLVERGEGGHVVNVASAAAWLPATDLAAYSTSKAAVAMLSDCLRGELAAHGVGVSTICPGLIDTNITRTSTFSGLDDAEQDARRAHAASVYGKRDFRPERVAAEIVDAVRRDRAVVPVTPEAKVVRLLSRLSPALLRTLAAGGLDRGR, encoded by the coding sequence ATGAAGCAGCTCGTCCGCTCCGGTGACGTGCGGCTCGCCGTCTGGACCCACGGCGACCCGGCGAACCCGACCGTCGTGCTCGTCCACGGCTACCCGGACACGCACGTGGTCTGGGCCGACGTCGTGGAGGAGCTGGTGGACCGGTTCCACGTCGTGACGTTCGACAACCGCGGGGCGGGGGCGTCGGACTGCCCGCCCGGCACCGACCCGTACCGCATCGAGAATCTCGCGGCCGACCTGCGCGCCGTCCTCGACGCGGTGTCGCCGGACGCGCCGGTGCACCTCGCCGGGCACGACTGGGGCGCGATCCTGGCCTGGGAGCTCGTGACCGACCCGTCGGCGGCCGACCGGATCGCCTCGTTCACCTCGGTCGCGGGCGGGTGCCTGGACCACATCGGGCAGTGGATGCGGGGCTGGGCATCGCACCCGCGCGCGTCGGCGGTGCAGCTGCTGCACTCCTGGTACGTCGCGGCGTTCCAGGTACCGGGGCTCGGCGCGCTGCCGTGGCGGCTCGGTCTGGGGTCGCAGTGGGACGCGCTGCTCGCGCGGCTGGAGGGCGTCGCGCCGCGGGAGCGGGTGCGTACCCGCGGGGCCGACGGCGAGATCGGCGTGCGGCTCTACCGCGCGAACGTGCTGCGGCGGCTGACGGACCCGGGGGAGCGGCGCACGACGGTGCCGGTGCAGGTCGTGCACGCCGCCGACGACCACTACGTGCGGCCCGGCATGGCCGCCGACCTCGACCGCTGGGTGCCGCAGCTGTGGCGCCGCAGCATCGCGTCCGGGCACTGGGCGCCGCTGACGCACGGTCCGGTGCTCGCCCGGATGATCACCGAGCTGGCCGACCTGGTGCGCGGGGCGCACGCGGCCCCGGCGCTCACCCGCGTCCGCGACGGCGGCGAGTTCGGGGGCGCGCTCGTGCTGGTCACCGGCGCGGGCAGCGGGATCGGGGCGGCCACCGCGCGGGCGTTCGCGGCGCTGGGGGCCGAGGTCGTGGCCGTCGACATCGACGCGGCCGCCGCGACCCGCACGGCGGAGGAGGTCGGGGGGCACGCGTTCGCCGTCGACGTGTCCGACGAGGCGGGCATGCGCAAGCTCGCCGACGACGTCGTGGCCGCTCACGGGGTGCCGGACGTCGTCGTCAACAACGCGGGGATCGGGCATTCGGGCACGTTCCTCGACACCACCGTCGACGAGTGGCGCCGCGTGCTCGACGTCAACCTCTGGGGCGTGGTGCACGGCTGCCGCGAGTTCGGGGCCCGGCTGGTGGAGCGCGGTGAGGGCGGGCACGTCGTCAACGTCGCGTCCGCCGCGGCGTGGCTGCCCGCGACGGACCTCGCCGCGTACTCGACCAGCAAGGCGGCGGTGGCGATGCTGTCGGACTGCCTGCGCGGGGAGCTCGCCGCGCACGGCGTCGGCGTCTCCACGATCTGTCCGGGCCTGATCGACACGAACATCACCCGGACCAGCACGTTCTCCGGTCTCGACGACGCCGAGCAGGACGCCCGGCGCGCGCACGCCGCATCGGTCTACGGGAAGCGCGACTTCCGCCCGGAGCGGGTGGCGGCCGAGATCGTCGACGCCGTGCGCCGCGACCGCGCCGTCGTGCCGGTGACACCGGAGGCGAAGGTCGTCCGCCTGCTGTCGCGCCTGTCACCCGCGCTGCTGCGCACCCTCGCCGCCGGAGGGCTCGACCGGGGCCGCTGA
- a CDS encoding flavin reductase family protein — translation MLFVAGGIGITPIAPMVRAAARSGVDWHLLYTGRTRASMPFLDSLGSPSRITVHADDEHGVPTDLLARAAPGGAVYACGPPPMLDAVRAAFPASPATALHVERFSPPPVVGGRPFRLVLARSGAVLDVPADRTALDVVREVRPDVAYSCRQGFCGTCRIGEHLLCTDRPAGDRLVLDL, via the coding sequence ATGCTCTTCGTCGCCGGGGGCATCGGGATCACCCCGATCGCACCGATGGTGCGGGCGGCGGCGCGGTCCGGCGTCGACTGGCACCTGCTCTACACCGGCCGGACGCGCGCGAGCATGCCGTTCCTCGACTCGCTCGGGTCCCCGTCCCGGATCACCGTCCACGCCGACGACGAGCACGGTGTGCCCACCGACCTGCTCGCCCGCGCCGCACCCGGCGGCGCCGTGTACGCCTGCGGCCCGCCCCCGATGCTCGACGCGGTCCGTGCGGCGTTCCCGGCGAGTCCCGCCACCGCGCTGCACGTCGAGCGCTTCTCACCCCCGCCCGTCGTCGGGGGGAGGCCGTTCCGGCTGGTGCTCGCGCGCAGCGGGGCGGTGCTCGACGTCCCGGCCGACCGGACCGCGCTCGACGTCGTCCGCGAGGTCCGCCCCGACGTCGCCTACTCCTGCCGGCAGGGCTTCTGCGGGACCTGCCGCATCGGCGAGCACCTCCTGTGCACCGACCGCCCGGCCGGCGACCGCCTCGTCCTCGATCTGTAG
- a CDS encoding metal-dependent hydrolase translates to MTRVDDPADLVLVARDVHFDWSDLPLHWIPGEPVGTHVLNVLHLLLPAGERFFVDLFTQALPRIADEDLADQVRGFIGQEAMHARAHDEVLDVLHAAGIDTRPYTEQVEWIFGWLLGGRWAGHGLVERLAVVAAIEHLTSVLGDWVLGASALDHADPVMLDLLRWHGAEEVEHRCVAFDTLVHLDDSYLRRARAMLLVAPVLTWLWARGALFLTEADPTCPRRARWSDWVRLGRRGVVPDPFGMAWQVARWFRPGYHPSQDGSTARAVAYLGTSPAANR, encoded by the coding sequence ATGACCCGGGTCGACGATCCCGCGGACCTGGTGCTCGTCGCGCGCGACGTGCACTTCGACTGGTCCGACCTGCCGCTGCACTGGATCCCGGGTGAGCCGGTCGGCACGCACGTGCTCAACGTGCTGCACCTGCTGCTGCCCGCGGGCGAGCGGTTCTTCGTCGACCTGTTCACGCAGGCGCTGCCGCGTATCGCCGACGAGGACCTCGCCGACCAGGTGCGCGGGTTCATCGGCCAGGAGGCGATGCACGCCCGGGCCCACGACGAGGTCCTCGACGTGCTGCACGCGGCCGGGATCGACACGCGGCCCTACACCGAGCAGGTCGAGTGGATCTTCGGCTGGCTGCTCGGCGGGCGGTGGGCGGGACACGGGCTCGTCGAACGGCTCGCCGTCGTCGCCGCGATCGAGCACCTGACGTCGGTGCTGGGGGACTGGGTGCTCGGCGCGTCCGCCCTCGACCACGCCGACCCCGTGATGCTCGACCTGCTGCGCTGGCACGGGGCCGAGGAGGTCGAGCACCGCTGCGTCGCGTTCGACACCCTCGTCCACCTCGACGACTCCTATCTGCGCCGCGCCCGCGCGATGCTGCTCGTCGCACCGGTACTCACCTGGCTGTGGGCGCGCGGCGCGCTGTTCCTCACCGAGGCGGACCCGACCTGCCCGCGGCGCGCCCGCTGGAGCGACTGGGTCCGGCTCGGCAGGCGCGGCGTCGTGCCGGACCCGTTCGGCATGGCGTGGCAGGTCGCCCGCTGGTTCCGGCCCGGCTACCACCCGAGCCAGGACGGGTCGACGGCGCGCGCGGTGGCCTACCTCGGCACCTCGCCGGCGGCGAACCGGTGA
- a CDS encoding maleylpyruvate isomerase family mycothiol-dependent enzyme, with the protein MPKTGRAATVAAVEAGCLDLADLLDDLAADEWAVRSLCGGWTVREVVAHLTIATRWTVRSAVRGVLRTRGDLDRHFDEVAPGRAAEFGPAELVEQLRATASSTLRFPRRVRARPARRRPGARAGHRVPARAGADDAGRARGAGAGHDQEQPVLRREDASRRRPAGRDRRRPGGGEGPELRGPAGDLLLVATGRPVGPDALTGPGAAVVAGRMAGRPDPGLATA; encoded by the coding sequence ATGCCGAAGACCGGCCGCGCCGCCACCGTCGCCGCCGTCGAGGCCGGGTGCCTCGACCTCGCCGACCTCCTCGACGACCTCGCCGCCGACGAGTGGGCGGTGCGGTCGCTGTGCGGCGGCTGGACCGTGCGCGAGGTCGTCGCCCACCTGACGATCGCCACCCGCTGGACGGTCCGGAGCGCGGTGCGCGGCGTGCTCCGCACCCGCGGCGACCTGGACCGGCACTTCGACGAGGTGGCCCCCGGGCGGGCGGCCGAGTTCGGGCCCGCGGAGTTGGTGGAGCAGCTGCGGGCGACGGCGTCGTCGACCCTGCGGTTTCCCCGGCGCGTCCGTGCACGACCCGCTCGTCGACGTCCTGGTGCACGGGCAGGACACCGCGTGCCCGCTCGGGCGGGGGCGGACGATGCCGGTCGAGCGCGCGGCGCCGGTGCCGGCCACGATCAGGAACAGCCCGTGCTACGGCGGGAGGACGCGTCTCGCCGACGTCCGGCTGGTCGCGACCGGCGCCGACCGGGCGGCGGGGAGGGCCCCGAGCTACGCGGACCCGCCGGTGACCTGCTCCTCGTCGCCACCGGGCGCCCGGTCGGGCCCGACGCGCTCACCGGTCCCGGTGCGGCCGTCGTGGCCGGGCGGATGGCGGGCCGACCCGACCCGGGACTTGCCACGGCGTGA
- a CDS encoding cystathionine beta-synthase, which produces MRYVDHVADLVGNTPLVRLGAVAEGISATVLAKVEYFNPGGSVKDRIALRMVEAAEASGELRPGGTIVEPTSGNTGVGLAMVAQRKGYSCIFICPDKVSEDKRNVLRAYGAEVVVCPTAVEPDHPESYYSVSDRLARETEGGWKPNQYANQANPESHYLGTGPEIWEQTDGRITHFVAGIGTGGTISGTGRYLKEVSDGRVQIIGADPEGSVYSGGGGRPYLVEGVGEDFWPTTYDKDICDRIVAVSDGDSFDMTRRMAREEALLVGGSCGMATVAALQVARELPEDAVVVVLLPDGGRGYLGKVFNDAWMSGYGFLPPAQGSTVGDVLRRKDGSLPDLVHAHPNETVADAVHYLREFHVSQMPVVRAEPPVMAAEVAGAVVERDLLDALFTGRAQLSDRLEKHMSPALPTIGAGEALDTAMGAFSTADAALVLVDGKPAGVVTRSDVLAFLGSGG; this is translated from the coding sequence ATGCGCTACGTGGACCATGTCGCCGATCTCGTCGGGAACACCCCACTCGTCCGGCTGGGGGCCGTCGCCGAGGGCATCTCGGCGACGGTGCTGGCCAAGGTGGAGTACTTCAACCCCGGCGGGAGCGTGAAGGACCGCATCGCGCTGCGCATGGTGGAGGCGGCCGAGGCCTCCGGTGAGCTGCGCCCCGGCGGCACGATCGTGGAACCGACCTCGGGCAACACCGGCGTCGGCCTCGCGATGGTCGCCCAGCGCAAGGGCTACTCGTGCATCTTCATCTGCCCGGACAAGGTCAGCGAGGACAAGCGCAACGTCCTGCGGGCCTACGGGGCCGAGGTCGTGGTGTGCCCCACGGCGGTCGAGCCCGACCACCCCGAGTCCTACTACAGCGTCTCCGACCGCCTCGCCCGCGAGACCGAGGGCGGCTGGAAGCCCAACCAGTACGCCAACCAGGCCAACCCCGAGTCGCACTACCTCGGCACCGGCCCGGAGATCTGGGAGCAGACCGACGGGCGGATCACGCACTTCGTGGCGGGCATCGGCACCGGCGGCACCATCAGCGGCACCGGGCGCTACCTCAAGGAGGTCTCCGACGGCCGCGTGCAGATCATCGGGGCCGACCCGGAGGGGTCCGTCTACTCCGGCGGCGGCGGCCGCCCGTACCTGGTCGAGGGCGTCGGCGAGGACTTCTGGCCCACCACCTACGACAAGGACATCTGCGACCGGATCGTCGCGGTGTCCGACGGCGACTCGTTCGACATGACCCGTCGCATGGCCCGCGAGGAGGCGCTGCTGGTCGGTGGCTCGTGCGGGATGGCGACGGTCGCGGCGCTGCAGGTCGCCCGCGAGCTGCCCGAGGACGCCGTCGTCGTGGTCCTGCTGCCCGACGGCGGCCGCGGCTACCTCGGCAAGGTCTTCAACGACGCGTGGATGTCGGGCTACGGCTTCCTCCCGCCCGCGCAGGGCTCCACGGTCGGCGACGTGCTGCGCCGCAAGGACGGTTCGCTGCCCGACCTGGTGCACGCGCACCCGAACGAGACCGTCGCCGACGCGGTGCACTACCTGCGCGAGTTCCACGTCTCGCAGATGCCGGTCGTCCGGGCGGAGCCGCCCGTCATGGCCGCGGAGGTCGCGGGTGCGGTCGTCGAGCGCGACCTGCTCGACGCCCTGTTCACCGGTCGCGCCCAGCTCTCGGACCGTCTCGAGAAGCACATGTCGCCCGCCCTGCCGACGATCGGCGCCGGCGAGGCGCTCGACACCGCGATGGGCGCGTTCTCCACGGCCGACGCGGCACTGGTGCTGGTCGACGGCAAGCCGGCCGGCGTGGTCACCCGCTCCGACGTGCTCGCGTTCCTGGGCTCGGGGGGCTGA
- a CDS encoding sigma-70 family RNA polymerase sigma factor → MQDDDSSGQPGEHNDSDDDPELERLARLAGQGDRGALEEFLCRIKLPVIRYCRSKLLGATGAQGPDDVAQEVLLAVCDALPRFRPDGTSVMAFIFGICRFKIVDAYRASGRDRSTPSDTLPDNADDDPGPEHAAILSTEVVRMIRAMARLPENHREILHLRIGLGYPAEEVARLLGTTAGAVRVTQHRAMVKLRRLLAENLADEEED, encoded by the coding sequence GTGCAGGACGACGACTCGTCCGGTCAGCCGGGCGAGCACAACGACAGCGACGACGATCCCGAGCTCGAACGCCTCGCCCGGCTCGCCGGGCAGGGCGACCGGGGCGCACTGGAGGAGTTCCTGTGCCGCATCAAGCTGCCGGTGATCCGGTACTGCCGCAGCAAGCTGCTCGGGGCCACCGGCGCGCAGGGCCCGGACGACGTCGCCCAGGAGGTGCTGCTCGCCGTCTGCGACGCGCTGCCGCGGTTCCGGCCCGACGGCACGTCGGTCATGGCCTTCATCTTCGGCATCTGCCGTTTCAAGATCGTGGACGCCTACCGGGCGTCGGGCCGGGACCGCTCGACGCCGAGCGACACCCTGCCCGACAACGCCGACGACGACCCCGGGCCCGAGCACGCCGCGATCCTCTCCACCGAGGTCGTGCGGATGATCCGGGCGATGGCCCGGCTGCCCGAGAACCACCGCGAGATCCTGCACCTGCGCATCGGGCTGGGGTACCCGGCCGAGGAGGTCGCACGGCTGCTCGGCACCACCGCCGGGGCCGTCCGGGTCACCCAGCACCGGGCGATGGTGAAGCTCCGCCGGCTGCTCGCGGAGAACCTGGCGGACGAGGAGGAGGACTGA
- a CDS encoding RNA polymerase sigma factor, with protein MAAHSLEAVFREERGRLLAVLVRQFGDLDLAEEVASDAVAAALERWPVDGVPSRPGAWLLTTARRRAVDVLRRDRTYAARLAVLQVEVDRAGPVAPVDEGGDVPDERLRLFFTCCHPALAAEAQTALTLRCLAGLSTPEVARAFLLPTATAAQRIVRAKKKIRDARIPFRVPEAHELPDRLPGVLRVLYLIFTEGYAASSGDHLVRADLAAEAIRLARILRRLLPDEREIDGLLALMLLVDARRDARTGPDGDPVLLEDQDRSRWDPAAIGEGRELVVRALTGGAPGAYALQAAIAACHVEAADVATTDWPQIVALYDVLTRVAPSPPVDLNRAVAVAMRDGPDAGLVLLDALAADARLRGHHLLSAARADLLRRLGRRTEAAAAYRAALDLVGNEPERRFLRRRLAEVSPPPRPPGSPRAAGGASPSPGAG; from the coding sequence GTGGCCGCACACTCCCTGGAGGCGGTGTTCCGGGAGGAGCGGGGCCGGCTGCTCGCCGTGCTCGTCCGGCAGTTCGGGGACCTCGACCTGGCCGAGGAGGTGGCCTCCGACGCCGTCGCGGCGGCGCTGGAGCGCTGGCCGGTCGACGGCGTGCCGTCGAGGCCGGGGGCGTGGCTGCTGACGACGGCCCGGCGCCGCGCCGTCGACGTGCTGCGCCGCGACCGCACCTACGCAGCGAGGCTCGCCGTGCTGCAGGTCGAGGTCGACCGTGCCGGGCCGGTCGCCCCCGTCGACGAGGGCGGCGACGTCCCCGACGAGCGGCTGCGGCTGTTCTTCACCTGCTGCCACCCCGCCCTGGCGGCGGAGGCGCAGACCGCGTTGACGCTGCGCTGCCTGGCCGGGTTGTCCACCCCCGAGGTCGCCCGGGCGTTCCTGCTGCCGACGGCGACCGCGGCCCAGCGGATCGTGCGGGCCAAGAAGAAGATCCGCGACGCGCGCATCCCGTTCCGGGTGCCGGAGGCCCACGAGCTGCCGGACCGGCTCCCCGGCGTGCTGCGCGTGCTCTACCTGATCTTCACCGAGGGCTACGCCGCCAGCTCGGGCGACCACCTGGTGCGCGCCGACCTCGCCGCGGAGGCGATCCGGCTGGCCCGCATCCTGCGCCGGCTCCTGCCGGACGAGCGGGAGATCGACGGCCTGCTCGCACTCATGCTCCTCGTCGACGCCCGGCGTGACGCCCGTACCGGTCCCGACGGCGACCCGGTGCTGCTCGAGGACCAGGACCGGTCGCGGTGGGACCCCGCCGCGATCGGCGAGGGCCGCGAGCTGGTGGTGCGGGCGCTCACCGGCGGCGCGCCGGGCGCCTACGCGCTGCAGGCGGCGATCGCGGCCTGCCATGTCGAGGCCGCCGACGTCGCGACGACGGACTGGCCCCAGATCGTCGCGCTCTACGACGTGCTGACCCGGGTGGCGCCCTCACCGCCGGTCGACCTGAACCGGGCGGTCGCGGTCGCGATGCGGGACGGCCCCGATGCCGGGTTGGTGCTGCTCGACGCACTCGCCGCCGACGCCCGGCTGCGCGGACACCACCTGCTGTCCGCGGCCCGCGCCGACCTCCTGCGCCGGCTGGGCCGCCGCACCGAGGCCGCCGCGGCCTACCGCGCCGCGCTGGACCTGGTCGGCAACGAACCGGAGCGCCGGTTCCTGCGGCGGCGCCTCGCCGAGGTCAGTCCTCCTCCTCGTCCGCCAGGTTCTCCGCGAGCAGCCGGCGGAGCTTCACCATCGCCCGGTGCTGGGTGA
- a CDS encoding YciI family protein: protein MARSPGPGCRFHRSPFVVMLCGTLPPDPNEEHAMKYMLLIYGPVDGDWTPEGVEEEMNRYRAYEKAVAEAGVMVASEALQGVDTATTVAVGDGGERVVTDGPFAETREVLGGYYLLDVPDLDAAIDWAARCPGSRRGQRIEVRPVQEFEAP from the coding sequence GTGGCCCGCTCTCCGGGGCCCGGCTGTCGATTCCACCGGTCCCCGTTCGTCGTCATGCTGTGCGGCACCCTGCCGCCCGACCCGAACGAGGAGCACGCGATGAAGTACATGCTGCTGATCTACGGACCCGTCGACGGCGACTGGACTCCGGAGGGTGTCGAGGAGGAGATGAACCGGTACCGGGCCTACGAGAAGGCGGTCGCCGAGGCGGGGGTGATGGTCGCGAGCGAGGCGTTGCAGGGCGTCGACACCGCCACCACCGTCGCGGTGGGCGACGGCGGCGAGCGGGTCGTCACCGACGGGCCGTTCGCGGAGACCCGCGAGGTGCTCGGCGGCTACTACCTCCTCGACGTCCCCGACCTCGACGCCGCCATCGACTGGGCCGCCCGCTGCCCCGGCAGTCGGCGCGGGCAGCGGATCGAGGTGCGTCCGGTCCAGGAGTTCGAGGCGCCGTGA